A single Gambusia affinis linkage group LG22, SWU_Gaff_1.0, whole genome shotgun sequence DNA region contains:
- the gzf1 gene encoding GDNF-inducible zinc finger protein 1: MGIKVIQLTSKSHHENLLASLHQMRMQGQLCDVTVQVNYQEEVEEFQAHQLILAASSGYFQKVLLSQDANQANLQLSNMHSSDFSKYLEFVYTGKIEVARNKIGDVQEVARLLDCEGLSVVCSDALSAGVLERPKRKTCDSEVKDGGGELPCAEKVDAKKQPLKPQVSSQSPKKQDRKKKLKAKTFQRKTTKQVKKLKLKLAGRKVLQRRLRYSLKEDPKDKNQTNESEDRTGGDSELENEEDLNEEQEIIEGRASDEAHDMDFEEDAQSNDPQDSLYVDEEEEDDEDEEGQSGEEVKRISKAQFSCNKCQRTFHYEKSYLKHISTYHGVKAHVIHRCETCMQTFANSSNLKIHEKHVHSNERLFACDSCSKTFKRKKDVVRHKRQVHERNMRHVCAECGKSLSSRAALLLHERTHTGLKPFECTVCGAKFTQNSALKMHHRTHTGEKPYACDLCDARFSQRHMLAYHKRSHTGEKPFMCESCGKSFASKEYLRHHSNIHTGSKPYKCEHCGRGFAQRNSLNQHLKIHTGERPYSCKSCDKHFTQLNALQRHQRIHTGEKPYMCGLCKRTFTDKSTLRRHTMIHGSDAPWKTYLVVLEGNVEEKKPKSPTKEKGGSEEKTSTANKSSSSAVATVHAIDDEDKSSTETVVVPTEPVTLPADWARHGAITLVSHGGGGTIAVIHTEVPPGTQIQPIVATGGTNAITLDGSAIAVPFSIPVSVAQTLSSEAPSGSLSVPTLSVPISETLLASDISTVSATSLLEAAAAQTVLVPPLENKPTSESDKLHPDIETVIVGEGIRGKEQEQLLNDGQNKTADEAETTNDQSSA; encoded by the exons ATGGGGATCAAGGTGATCCAGCTCACCTCAAAGTCTCACCATGAAAACCTTCTGGCTTCCCTGCATCAAATGAGGATGCAGGGGCAACTGTGTGACGTAACAGTCCAAGTGAACTACCAGGAAGAGGTAGAGGAGTTTCAAGCCCACCAGCTGATTCTGGCTGCGTCCAGCGGGTATTTTCAGAAGGTTCTCCTTTCTCAGGACGCAAACCAAGCTAATTTACAGCTCTCAAACATGCACTCGAGTGACTTCTCAAAGTATCTGGAGTTCGTCTACACGGGTAAGATAGAGGTCGCCAGGAATAAGATCGGCGACGTTCAGGAAGTGGCGCGATTACTGGATTGCGAGGGCCTGTCGGTGGTTTGCAGCGACGCCTTGAGCGCTGGAGTTCTGGAAAGGCCCAAAAGGAAAACCTGCGACTCCGAAGTCAAAGACGGAGGAGGAGAATTACCCTGCGCCGAAAAGGTTGACGCAAAGAAGCAACCTCTTAAGCCGCAGGTTTCGTCGCAGAGCCCCAAGAAACAAGACCGTAAAAAGAAGCTGAAGGCAAAAACCTTTCAAAGGAAAACGACCAAGCAAGTAAAAAAGTTGAAACTGAAGCTGGCGGGCCGTAAGGTGCTCCAGAGACGCTTGCGTTACTCTTTGAAAGAGGATCCTAAAGATAAAAACCAAACGAATGAATCTGAGGACAGAACCGGTGGAGATTCTGAACTAGAGAATGAAGAAGACTTAAATGAGGAACAGGAGATTATCGAGGGCAGAGCCTCAGATGAGGCGCATGACATGGACTTTGAGGAAGATGCACAGAGTAACGATCCTCAAGACTCGTTGTATGtggacgaagaggaggaggatgacgaAGATGAGGAAGGACAGTCTGGGGAGGAAGTTAAAAGGATATCCAAGGCCCAGTTCAGCTGTAACAAGTGCCAGCGGACTTTCCACTATGAGAAAAGCTACTTGAAGCACATCAG CACATACCATGGAGTGAAAGCACACGTCATCCACCGCTGTGAGACTTGCATGCAGACCTTCGCCAACAGCAGCAATCTGAAGATCCACGAGAAGCACGTCCACAGCAACGAGAGGCTCTTCGCCTGCGATTCCTGCAGCAAGACCTTCAAACGGAAGAAGGACGTCGTCCGCCATAAACGACAG GTACACGAAAGGAACATGAGGCACGTGTGCGCCGAATGTGGGAAGTCCCTCAGCTCCAGAGCGGCCTTGTTGCTTCACGAGAGGACGCACACGGGCTTGAAGCCCTTCGAGTGCACCGTCTGCGGGGCCAAGTTTACCCAGAACTCTGCCCTCAAGATGCATCACAG GACTCATACAGGAGAGAAGCCCTATGCATGTGATTTGTGTGACGCCCGGTTCTCTCAAAGGCACATGTTGGCCTATCACAAGAGATCCcacacag GAGAAAAGCCTTTCATGTGCGAGTCCTGTGGTAAAAGCTTTGCATCCAAGGAGTACCTGAGGCATCACTCTAACATCCACACGGGCTCCAAGCCGTACAAGTGTGAGCACTGTGGCAGAGGCTTCGCCCAGAGGAACTCTCTCAACCAGCATTTAAAAATTCACACGG GTGAGCGTCCGTACAGCTGCAAGTCCTGTGATAAACACTTCACTCAGCTCAACGCGCTGCAGAGGCACCAGCGGATTCATACGGGAGAGAAGCCCTACATGTGTGGGCTCTGCAAACGCACCTTTACTGACAAGTCCACCCTGCGCAGGCACACTATG ATCCATGGCTCGGATGCGCCATGGAAGACCTACCTGGTTGTGCTGGAGGGCAACGTGGAGGAGAAGAAGCCCAAGTCTCCTACAAAAGAAAAGGGAGGATCGGAGGAGAAAACGAGCACAGCCAACAAAAGCTCTTCCTCCGCAGTTGCCACCGTTCACGCCATTGACGATGAGGACAAAAGCAGCACAGAAACCGTGGTGGTTCCGACTGAGCCGGTGACTCTCCCAGCTGACTGGGCCAGGCACGGAGCCATCACTCTGGTCAGCCACGGCGGCGGCGGCACCATCGCCGTCATCCACACTGAGGTCCCGCCGGGGACGCAGATCCAGCCCATCGTGGCCACCGGGGGCACAAACGCCATCACGTTAGATGGTTCGGCCATCGCCGTGCCCTTTTCCATCCCGGTATCCGTAGCTCAGACGTTGTCCTCTGAAGCTCCGTCCGGCTCTCTGTCTGTTCCCACGCTCTCCGTCCCCATTTCTGAGACCTTGTTGGCGTCAGACATCTCCACTGTCTCGGCGACGTCTCTGCTGGAAGCAGCCGCCGCACAGACGGTTTTAGTCCCACCTTTGGAAAACAAGCCAACCTCTGAGAGCGATAAGTTGCACCCGGATATAGAGACTGTGATCGTTGGGGAGGGGATTCGTGGGAAAGAACAGGAACAACTCCTGAACGATGGACAGAACAAGACAGCAGATGAAGCAGAAACCACCAATGATCAAAGCTCTGCGTAG
- the napbb gene encoding N-ethylmaleimide-sensitive factor attachment protein, beta b isoform X2 has protein sequence MPSARLPVCTCSSRTNMTVPRVSLTQEMLTRSLTLMGRFTIAAKHHISIAEIFESELVDIEKAIAHYEQAADYYKGEESNSSANKCLLKVGAYCAQLEQYQKAIEIYEQVGANTMDNPLLKYSAKEYFFKASLCHFIVDELNAKIAVEKYEEMFPAFSDSRECKLLKKLLEAHEEQNSEAFTEAVKEFDSISRLDQWHTTLLLRIKKTIQSDEGDLK, from the exons ATGCCTTCTGCAAGGCTGCCCGTCTGCACATGCAGCTCCAGAACAAACATGACTGTGCCACGAGTTTCATTGACGCAGGAAATGCTTACAAGAAGTCTGACCCTAATG GGAAGATTTACCATCGCTGCCAAACATCACATCAGTATCGCAGAAATCTTTGAGTCTGAGCTGGTGGATATCGAAAAG GCTATTGCTCATTATGAGCAAGCAGCAGACTACTACAAAGGAGAGGAGTCAAACAG TTCTGCAAACAAGTGCCTGCTGAAAGTGGGAGCTTACTGCGCTCAGCTGGAACAATACCAGAAGGCCATAGAGATCTACGAGCAG GTCGGAGCGAACACGATGGACAACCCGCTGCTGAAATACAGCGCCAAAGAGTATTTCTTCAAAGCGTCCCTGTGTCATTTCATTGTGGACGAGCTCAACGCCAAG ATTGCCGTTGAAAAATATGAGGAGATGTTCCCTGCTTTCTCAGACTCCAGAGAATGCAAGTTGTTGAAG AAACTTCTTGAGGCTCACGAGGAGCAGAACAGCGAGGCCTTTACAGAAGCG GTGAAGGAGTTTGACTCGATCTCACGTCTGGACCAGTGGCACACCACCCTCCTGTTGCGCATCAAAAAGACCATCCAGAGTGATGAAGGTgatctgaaatga
- the napbb gene encoding N-ethylmaleimide-sensitive factor attachment protein, beta b isoform X1 has translation MDNSGKEKEAIQLMADADKKVKSSGSFLGGMFGGGHHKVEEACEMYCRAANMFKMAKNWSAAGNAFCKAARLHMQLQNKHDCATSFIDAGNAYKKSDPNEAIKCLNAAVDIYTDMGRFTIAAKHHISIAEIFESELVDIEKAIAHYEQAADYYKGEESNSSANKCLLKVGAYCAQLEQYQKAIEIYEQVGANTMDNPLLKYSAKEYFFKASLCHFIVDELNAKIAVEKYEEMFPAFSDSRECKLLKKLLEAHEEQNSEAFTEAVKEFDSISRLDQWHTTLLLRIKKTIQSDEGDLK, from the exons ATGGACAACTCGGGCAAAGAAAAGGAAGCCATTCAGCTAATGGCAGACGCTGACAAAAAAGTCAAGTCCTCCGGCTCCTTTTTGGGAGGGATGTTTGGAGG AGGACATCACAAAGTGGAGGAGGCGTGCGAGATGTACTGCAGAGCTGCCAACATGTTCAAGATGGCCAAGAACTGGAGCG CTGCTGGAAATGCCTTCTGCAAGGCTGCCCGTCTGCACATGCAGCTCCAGAACAAACATGACTGTGCCACGAGTTTCATTGACGCAGGAAATGCTTACAAGAAGTCTGACCCTAATG AGGCAATCAAGTGTTTAAATGCTGCCGTCGATATATACACAGACATG GGAAGATTTACCATCGCTGCCAAACATCACATCAGTATCGCAGAAATCTTTGAGTCTGAGCTGGTGGATATCGAAAAG GCTATTGCTCATTATGAGCAAGCAGCAGACTACTACAAAGGAGAGGAGTCAAACAG TTCTGCAAACAAGTGCCTGCTGAAAGTGGGAGCTTACTGCGCTCAGCTGGAACAATACCAGAAGGCCATAGAGATCTACGAGCAG GTCGGAGCGAACACGATGGACAACCCGCTGCTGAAATACAGCGCCAAAGAGTATTTCTTCAAAGCGTCCCTGTGTCATTTCATTGTGGACGAGCTCAACGCCAAG ATTGCCGTTGAAAAATATGAGGAGATGTTCCCTGCTTTCTCAGACTCCAGAGAATGCAAGTTGTTGAAG AAACTTCTTGAGGCTCACGAGGAGCAGAACAGCGAGGCCTTTACAGAAGCG GTGAAGGAGTTTGACTCGATCTCACGTCTGGACCAGTGGCACACCACCCTCCTGTTGCGCATCAAAAAGACCATCCAGAGTGATGAAGGTgatctgaaatga